Proteins encoded within one genomic window of Streptomyces sp. NBC_00523:
- a CDS encoding pyrimidine reductase family protein, with amino-acid sequence MRRLFPVTDLTAADTSGEWSLDRLADAYAYPAGDGPWLRANMVSTLDGAAQHDGRSQPISCESDMRIFGTLRGLADVVIAGAQTVRQEGYRPARARDAFAARRAAAGQTPAPAVAVVSGSLDLDFSLPLFVSPLVPTLVLTGAGAPPDRIATARKAGAEVVIAGEGSRVDPARAVRELADRGHRRLLTEGGPRLLGQFVAEGVLDELCLTVAPMLTAGDAQRIAGGPAVAVPKRFALASLLEEDGFLFSRYRRS; translated from the coding sequence ATGCGACGCCTGTTCCCTGTGACCGACCTGACAGCGGCCGACACCTCCGGCGAATGGAGCCTGGACCGCCTCGCCGACGCCTACGCCTATCCCGCCGGGGACGGACCCTGGCTGCGCGCCAACATGGTGTCCACGCTCGACGGGGCCGCCCAGCACGACGGCCGCTCGCAGCCGATCTCCTGCGAGAGCGACATGCGTATCTTCGGCACCCTGCGCGGCCTGGCCGACGTGGTGATCGCGGGCGCCCAGACCGTACGCCAGGAGGGTTACCGCCCCGCCAGGGCGCGGGATGCCTTCGCGGCGCGCCGGGCGGCGGCGGGGCAGACCCCCGCCCCGGCCGTCGCCGTGGTCAGCGGCAGCCTGGACCTGGACTTCTCGCTCCCGCTCTTCGTGTCGCCGCTGGTCCCGACGCTGGTGCTGACCGGTGCGGGCGCGCCCCCGGACCGGATCGCGACGGCCCGGAAGGCGGGCGCCGAGGTGGTGATCGCGGGGGAGGGCTCGCGCGTCGACCCGGCCCGCGCCGTGCGGGAGCTGGCCGACCGGGGACACCGGCGGCTGCTGACGGAGGGCGGGCCCCGGCTGCTCGGCCAGTTCGTCGCCGAAGGGGTGCTGGACGAGCTGTGCCTGACCGTCGCGCCGATGCTCACGGCCGGTGACGCCCAGCGGATCGCGGGCGGGCCGGCCGTCGCGGTGCCGAAACGATTCGCCCTGGCCTCGCTGCTGGAGGAGGACGGCTTCCTCTTCAGCCGCTACCGCAGGT
- a CDS encoding OsmC family protein, whose amino-acid sequence MATTRTAHTEWEGNLLEGKGVVTLDSSGIGEYPVSWPSRAEEANGKTSPEELIAAAHSSCFSMALSHGLSGAGTPPARLETKADVTFQPGTGITGIHLTVVGTVPGLDEAAFVKAAEDAKANCPVSQALSGTTITLSASLA is encoded by the coding sequence ATGGCTACCACGCGTACCGCCCACACGGAATGGGAAGGCAACCTCCTCGAGGGCAAGGGGGTCGTCACCCTCGACTCGTCCGGGATCGGCGAGTACCCGGTCTCCTGGCCGTCCCGCGCGGAGGAGGCGAACGGGAAGACCAGCCCGGAGGAGCTGATCGCCGCGGCCCACTCCAGCTGCTTCTCGATGGCGCTCTCGCACGGTCTGAGCGGCGCCGGCACCCCGCCGGCCCGGCTGGAGACCAAGGCCGATGTCACCTTCCAGCCGGGCACCGGCATCACCGGCATCCACCTCACCGTGGTGGGCACCGTGCCGGGTCTGGACGAGGCGGCCTTCGTCAAGGCGGCCGAGGACGCCAAGGCCAACTGCCCGGTCAGCCAGGCGCTTTCAGGCACGACGATCACACTGAGCGCCTCGCTCGCCTGA
- a CDS encoding polyphosphate polymerase domain-containing protein codes for MSQPDTATLDPPPPHVASRLHAFNRYELKYLVPVEQAAELRDELGERMDRDLNSPVGGYGVWSLYYDSPELRFYWEKIEGLKFRRKLRIRHYGDPAGVTDDSPVCVEIKQRVNRVTQKRRITLPYLTARQLCDARELVEHAPTERAFVHEVLDLVVRLNLRPTAMTGYQREALVGRAADTGLRVTFDRRIRGRDRDFHFGQAHPENRFTVPPHLSVMEIKVNERTPHWITDLAARRNLSLIRVSKYVQSIEAFGLAPRSAFHLEAGTQ; via the coding sequence GTGTCGCAACCCGACACAGCCACACTGGACCCCCCACCGCCGCATGTGGCGAGCAGGCTGCACGCCTTCAACAGATACGAGCTGAAGTACCTGGTCCCGGTCGAGCAGGCCGCCGAACTCCGCGACGAGCTCGGTGAGCGGATGGACCGCGACCTGAACAGCCCGGTCGGCGGGTACGGGGTGTGGAGCCTGTACTACGACTCTCCCGAGCTGCGGTTCTACTGGGAGAAGATCGAGGGCCTGAAGTTCCGCCGCAAGCTGCGCATCAGGCACTACGGCGACCCGGCCGGGGTCACGGACGACTCCCCGGTCTGCGTCGAGATCAAGCAGCGCGTCAACCGTGTCACGCAGAAGCGGCGCATCACGCTCCCGTATCTGACGGCTCGTCAACTCTGCGACGCGCGTGAGCTGGTGGAGCACGCCCCCACGGAGCGCGCGTTCGTCCACGAGGTGCTCGACCTCGTCGTACGGCTCAACCTCCGGCCCACCGCGATGACCGGCTACCAGCGCGAGGCGCTGGTCGGGCGGGCCGCCGACACCGGGCTCCGGGTCACCTTCGACCGGCGCATCCGGGGCCGCGACCGCGACTTCCACTTCGGGCAGGCGCATCCGGAGAACCGGTTCACCGTGCCGCCGCACCTGTCGGTGATGGAGATCAAGGTCAACGAGCGCACCCCGCACTGGATCACCGATCTCGCGGCCCGCCGCAATCTGAGCCTCATCCGGGTCTCCAAGTACGTCCAGTCCATCGAGGCGTTCGGGCTGGCACCCCGGTCCGCCTTCCATCTCGAAGCGGGAACACAGTGA
- a CDS encoding DUF4956 domain-containing protein produces MNFDLQELSGTFSVADVVVAMALSFVLSTVIGYVYRYTHRNVSYSQSYVQTLVIVGMIVALIMLVVGSNLARAFSLVGALSVVRFRNAVKETRDVGFIFLAMAIGMACGARFYTLAAVGAVVICAVVVIMHKFDWFTLNVQRQVVKVQVPAGEDYTPGIRDVLIKYTTEFELVSTETIRGGALNEVFYTVRMKKGTEPSDLVTALQERTSGQRVTVLTGYDTTDL; encoded by the coding sequence GTGAATTTCGATCTGCAGGAACTCAGCGGGACGTTCAGCGTCGCCGACGTCGTCGTGGCGATGGCGCTGTCCTTCGTCCTGAGCACGGTCATCGGCTACGTCTACCGGTACACCCACCGGAACGTGTCGTACAGCCAGTCGTACGTCCAGACCCTGGTCATCGTCGGCATGATCGTCGCCCTGATCATGCTCGTCGTCGGGTCCAACCTGGCCCGCGCGTTCTCCCTGGTCGGCGCGTTGTCCGTGGTCCGGTTCCGGAACGCGGTCAAGGAGACCCGGGACGTCGGGTTCATCTTCCTGGCCATGGCGATCGGCATGGCCTGCGGTGCCCGCTTCTACACGCTGGCCGCGGTCGGCGCGGTCGTCATATGCGCGGTCGTCGTCATCATGCACAAGTTCGACTGGTTCACGCTGAACGTGCAGCGCCAGGTGGTCAAGGTCCAGGTCCCGGCGGGCGAGGACTACACGCCGGGCATCCGTGACGTGCTGATCAAGTACACGACCGAGTTCGAGCTGGTCTCCACGGAGACGATCCGGGGCGGGGCGCTGAACGAGGTGTTCTACACGGTCCGGATGAAGAAGGGCACCGAGCCCAGCGACCTGGTCACCGCGCTCCAGGAACGCACCTCCGGCCAGCGCGTGACGGTCCTGACCGGTTACGACACCACCGACCTGTGA
- the zapE gene encoding cell division protein ZapE, translating into MSSSHAVPGSSPIAETAPLSLCAREPHVPADRLVAEMVPPPRFDSVRFDTYVPDPNQPSQTEAVRVLSDFAAGLGGAHASGSGKSGRARSASLEGWWRATGGRFGRKAAAAPSGPRGVYLDGGYGVGKTHLLASLWHATPAAPSLKAFGTFVELTNLVGALGFQQTVRTLSGHRLLCIDEFELDDPGDTVLVSSLLSRLVEEGVALAATSNTLPGKLGEGRFAAADFLREIQGLSAHFRPLRIDGEDYRHRGLPEAPAPFSDEQVTKAAYATPGASLDDFPALLDHLARVHPSRYGALTDGLKAVCLTEVRAVPDQSTALRLVVLADRLYDREVPVLAAGLPFDRLFSDEMLNGGYRKKYFRAISRLTALARDAKGLVAQ; encoded by the coding sequence GTGTCGTCCTCCCACGCCGTGCCGGGGTCCAGCCCCATAGCCGAAACGGCCCCGCTGTCCCTGTGCGCCCGCGAGCCGCACGTCCCCGCCGACCGCCTGGTCGCCGAGATGGTGCCGCCGCCGCGCTTCGACTCGGTGCGTTTCGATACGTACGTACCCGACCCGAACCAGCCGAGCCAGACCGAGGCGGTCCGGGTCCTCAGCGACTTCGCCGCCGGGCTCGGCGGGGCGCACGCGTCGGGGTCCGGGAAATCAGGAAGAGCGCGAAGCGCATCCCTTGAGGGGTGGTGGCGGGCGACGGGTGGGCGGTTCGGCCGGAAGGCGGCTGCCGCGCCCTCAGGCCCGCGCGGGGTGTATCTCGACGGCGGGTACGGGGTCGGCAAGACCCATCTGCTCGCCTCGCTCTGGCACGCCACCCCGGCCGCGCCCTCGCTGAAGGCCTTCGGCACCTTCGTGGAGCTGACGAACCTGGTGGGCGCGCTGGGCTTCCAGCAGACCGTGCGCACGCTGAGCGGGCACCGGCTGCTGTGCATCGACGAGTTCGAGCTGGACGACCCGGGCGACACCGTGCTGGTGTCCTCGCTGCTCAGCCGCCTGGTCGAGGAGGGCGTCGCGCTGGCCGCGACCTCCAACACGCTGCCCGGCAAGCTCGGCGAGGGCCGGTTCGCCGCCGCCGACTTCCTGCGCGAGATCCAGGGCCTGTCCGCGCACTTCCGCCCGCTGCGCATCGACGGCGAGGACTACCGCCACCGCGGTCTGCCCGAGGCCCCGGCGCCGTTCTCGGACGAGCAGGTCACCAAGGCCGCGTACGCCACGCCGGGCGCCAGCCTGGACGACTTCCCGGCGCTCCTCGACCACCTGGCCCGCGTCCACCCGAGCCGGTACGGCGCGCTGACGGACGGGCTGAAGGCGGTGTGCCTGACCGAGGTGCGGGCGGTGCCCGACCAGTCGACCGCGCTGCGGCTCGTGGTGCTCGCGGACCGGCTGTACGACCGGGAGGTGCCGGTCCTCGCGGCCGGGCTGCCCTTCGACCGGCTGTTCAGCGACGAGATGCTGAACGGTGGGTACCGGAAGAAGTATTTCCGGGCGATCTCCCGGCTCACGGCGCTGGCGCGCGACGCGAAGGGTCTGGTGGCGCAGTAG